One window of Deltaproteobacteria bacterium genomic DNA carries:
- the larA gene encoding nickel-dependent lactate racemase, whose protein sequence is MKVKLAFGREGAEVEIPSHIQANILEPKFAAAVPSADDALSEALRQPIGSPSLLDLARGKKNAAISICDITRPAPNRVVLPHVLATLEQAEVPRSAITILIATGLHRAATEQELQTIVGPDILSSYTIVSHDARNAASHSDLGTTRSGTRVLIDRRFVESDLHISLGFIEPHLMLGFSGGRKLVAPGLAGEETIKRLHSPFFMRNPKVVEGSFPDNPLHHELLEIAQMVRHDFIVDVALTHTRQIAQVFAGNPVAAHAKGVEFVRATTLASLAEPVDAVITTCAGYPLDLTYYQAVKGVTAASHIVKHGGTILLAAACQEGLGSPEFTSFVRRFPDSQSCLETMAKEPVVIDQWQLEKLALVMQRARVWFCTPGIPAEDRRYLWGSAFEEPQRAIDTLCAELPKDATVAVIPEGPYVFSQIASA, encoded by the coding sequence ATGAAAGTCAAGCTCGCGTTCGGTCGTGAAGGCGCAGAAGTTGAAATCCCATCGCATATTCAGGCCAATATCCTGGAGCCAAAATTTGCTGCTGCCGTGCCATCTGCTGACGATGCGCTGAGTGAAGCGTTGCGCCAGCCGATAGGCTCACCGTCACTGCTTGATCTTGCTCGTGGCAAAAAGAATGCGGCAATCTCAATCTGTGACATTACCCGTCCCGCGCCGAATCGTGTTGTCTTACCGCACGTATTAGCAACCTTGGAACAGGCTGAAGTGCCACGCTCAGCCATTACCATTCTTATTGCTACAGGCTTACATCGCGCGGCAACAGAGCAAGAATTACAGACCATCGTTGGACCGGATATTCTCAGTAGCTACACCATCGTTTCGCACGATGCGCGCAATGCCGCGTCTCACAGTGACCTCGGCACGACGCGTTCTGGTACGCGAGTATTGATCGACCGACGTTTTGTCGAAAGCGACTTACATATTTCGCTCGGATTTATCGAGCCACATTTGATGCTCGGCTTTTCTGGTGGCCGCAAGCTGGTTGCACCAGGACTCGCGGGAGAGGAGACCATCAAACGTTTGCATAGTCCCTTCTTCATGCGTAACCCCAAAGTCGTCGAAGGCTCGTTTCCTGACAATCCTCTCCATCATGAGCTGTTAGAAATTGCTCAGATGGTCCGGCACGATTTTATTGTTGATGTCGCTTTAACCCACACCCGGCAGATTGCGCAAGTGTTTGCTGGTAATCCTGTTGCCGCCCATGCCAAAGGAGTTGAGTTTGTGCGCGCAACCACGCTTGCTTCGCTTGCTGAGCCAGTCGATGCGGTTATCACCACCTGTGCAGGGTATCCACTTGATCTGACGTATTATCAAGCTGTGAAAGGCGTGACCGCAGCTTCACACATCGTGAAACACGGTGGGACGATCCTCCTTGCCGCTGCTTGCCAGGAAGGACTTGGTAGTCCAGAGTTTACCAGCTTCGTCCGGCGTTTTCCTGATTCGCAAAGTTGTCTTGAGACTATGGCAAAAGAACCTGTTGTGATAGACCAATGGCAACTAGAAAAACTTGCTCTGGTTATGCAAAGAGCCCGGGTGTGGTTCTGCACGCCTGGCATTCCAGCTGAAGATCGCCGCTATTTATGGGGATCAGCATTCGAGGAACCGCAACGTGCAATAGACACACTTTGCGCAGAATTACCAAAAGACGCGACTGTTGCCGTCATCCCCGAAGGGCCGTATGTGTTTTCGCAGATTGCGAGTGCATAA
- a CDS encoding transposase, with amino-acid sequence MSARYDRILAQGFAFHESQPPLGAGMPTHRGRIRRRTGHSLLLRLRDHKEDTLRFLSDPTVPFSNNQAERDLRMMKVRQKISGGFRSDIGAQTFVTLRTVLSPARKVLS; translated from the coding sequence GTGTCCGCCCGCTATGACCGCATTCTGGCGCAAGGCTTTGCTTTCCATGAGAGCCAACCGCCACTCGGCGCGGGCATGCCCACACACCGCGGGCGGATCCGGCGCCGCACAGGACACAGTCTGTTACTCCGTCTCCGCGATCATAAAGAGGATACTCTGCGCTTCCTCTCTGATCCCACCGTCCCATTTTCGAATAATCAAGCGGAACGCGATCTGCGCATGATGAAAGTCCGCCAGAAAATTTCCGGAGGCTTCCGCTCTGACATCGGAGCCCAGACTTTCGTCACCTTGCGCACGGTTCTCTCCCCTGCCCGCAAAGTGTTATCTTAA